One segment of Cetobacterium sp. NK01 DNA contains the following:
- a CDS encoding MurR/RpiR family transcriptional regulator, with protein MFFLKVEGIEDELTKSEKKLVEYIKENLVLVKKYNVMDLADKSGVSAPSIIRLAKKLGYSGFLDMKIDLNKSRDYLAEDNTFLEKLLDSFKDKIFALPPTVTLENILVIAKYIKNSDRVMLICEGEFLNLERFVYSKLLTTGKNIFLNLGEESSLKVIETFKKDDVVLVLSGTISKSVRNIFESNKDKGLNTIFIGERLKNDDRALLDVDLDLQLSIEDSYFIYALILENILNLI; from the coding sequence ATGTTTTTTTTAAAAGTTGAAGGAATAGAGGATGAGTTAACTAAAAGTGAAAAAAAGCTAGTGGAGTATATAAAAGAAAATCTAGTGTTAGTAAAAAAATACAATGTTATGGACTTAGCAGATAAATCTGGAGTCAGTGCTCCATCTATAATAAGATTGGCTAAAAAACTTGGATACAGTGGATTTTTAGATATGAAAATAGATTTGAATAAAAGTCGAGACTACTTAGCTGAAGATAACACATTTTTAGAGAAACTTTTAGATAGTTTCAAAGATAAAATCTTTGCTCTACCTCCAACAGTAACTTTAGAAAACATCTTAGTAATTGCTAAATACATAAAAAATAGTGATAGAGTTATGCTTATTTGTGAAGGAGAGTTTCTCAATTTAGAGAGATTTGTGTACTCAAAACTTTTAACAACAGGAAAAAATATATTTTTAAACTTAGGTGAAGAGAGCAGTTTAAAAGTTATTGAAACCTTTAAAAAAGATGATGTTGTTTTAGTTTTAAGTGGAACTATATCTAAATCAGTTAGAAATATATTTGAAAGTAATAAAGATAAGGGATTAAACACTATATTTATAGGAGAGAGATTAAAAAATGATGATCGAGCTCTTTTAGATGTAGATTTAGATCTACAGCTATCAATAGAGGATAGTTACTTTATCTATGCTTTAATATTAGAGAATATATTAAATTTAATATAA